CCTTATTGAAGGTTATGTGCGTCTTGGTGACAAAAACCAAAACCAAGAACTCCTCCTTATCCAGCCAGGCCTTTTTCGAAATGAAATTGACCAACTCAATTCTTTAGTTCGAACCATAGACAATTTCAATAAAAAATTTCCAAGTTTCCAATACAGTTTTCAACAGTATGGAATGGACTATAGCACGGGTAATGCGGCCAATGACCAAATCGCGGGAACAATTGTCCAAGCCCTACAAGAGGCTTCTGAATTTTTTGGAAGTTTTGCGGGTAAACTCAATATCATTGTGGAAAACCATTTGATGGCTCAAGTCACCGAATCCAAAGGAAAAACCAATGATAAAATTGCATCGACCAAAGACAAAGTCATTGAAGAAGTAAAAATTGCCCAAAGATTCATCCCTCATTTTGATAAATCTGTAGTCGCTAAAGAAAGAATCAATGGAATGAAGGTAGAGGATGTTTTCATTCAATTCACAAGATACCTTTATAACTACGCAGTCATTTTTAAAGATCCAGCTACCACGTCTAAACTTACGGCACACCGTAAAATCGAACAAGAACTGATCAAATTAAACAAAGAATACGAAAGACTCACCTATTCTACCTTTCATAAAGAAACAGGAAGTAATAGTGAAAATTCTGAATCCTCCGAAAATCAAAATACTTCAGATCCTATTGATCTTTCAGATACAGAAGGAGAATCATGAGAGTCCTTACTGGTTTACAACCCTCAGGTAAACTCCACTTAGGTAATTACTTTTCTGCGATCAAAAAAATCTTGGACTACCAATCTACAGAAGACTTGTTTCTGTTCATTGCAAACCTACATGCTCTCACCACCTTTCGATCTAAAGAAGAATTAAAAGATTTTACTATAGAATGCGCGATCGACTTATTAGCGCTAGGTGTAGATCCCAAAAAATCCGTTTTTTGGGTTCAAAGTGATGTTCCCGAAGTTACAGAGCTCACTTGGTATTTATCACAATCCATCACTGTATCTCAATTACAACTGGCTCATTCCTTTAAAGACAAAGTTGCCAAAGGATTTGTTCCTGGGGCTGGACTTTTTACTTATCCTGTGCTTATGGCCAGTGACATCCTACTTTTTTCAGCAGAAAAAGTCCCCGTTGGAAAAGACCAAAAACAACATTTGGAATTTGCACGAGACATTGCCGAAAGATTCAATGCTCAATTTGGACCGGCTCTTACCATTCCAGAACCAGATATCGATGAAAACACAGCCACAGTTCCTGGAGTGGACGGGGCTAAGATGTCCAAATCTTACAAGAACACAATTGACTTCTTTGGAACGGAAAAAGAGATCAAAAAAAAAGTAATGTCTATTGTGAGTGATTCTCGGGCAGTAGAAGAACCAAAAGACCCAGAAACATCTGTTATCTTCCAAATCCATTCGTTATTTTTATCTGCTGATGAAAAGTCCGCACAAATCGAAAAATACAAAAAAGGTGGGTCTGGATACGGAGATTTAAAAAAAGATCTTTTGGATTCCATCCTAGGTCATTTTGCACCTTACCGGGCCAAAAGAGAAGAACTGACACAAA
The sequence above is a segment of the Leptospira terpstrae serovar Hualin str. LT 11-33 = ATCC 700639 genome. Coding sequences within it:
- the trpS gene encoding tryptophan--tRNA ligase, with protein sequence MRVLTGLQPSGKLHLGNYFSAIKKILDYQSTEDLFLFIANLHALTTFRSKEELKDFTIECAIDLLALGVDPKKSVFWVQSDVPEVTELTWYLSQSITVSQLQLAHSFKDKVAKGFVPGAGLFTYPVLMASDILLFSAEKVPVGKDQKQHLEFARDIAERFNAQFGPALTIPEPDIDENTATVPGVDGAKMSKSYKNTIDFFGTEKEIKKKVMSIVSDSRAVEEPKDPETSVIFQIHSLFLSADEKSAQIEKYKKGGSGYGDLKKDLLDSILGHFAPYRAKREELTQNIDYVHQVLKEGKEKAKAVAQKKIEDIRKILGIYPF